CTACTATCAACTTTCCATTTTCCATAATTGTCTTTTTGCTGTTTCCAATCTTTAAAGTGATTGTCGGTTTTTCTATTAAGAAATCTATATGAACATTTGCTCTTACATTCCCTCCAAAAGAGCTGTTATCACCGATGGCTATATGGCAAGTTCCAAGTATTTTTTCAGCCTCAAGAATGTTGTCAAACATTTTTGCCTTTTCGTTTGTTCCTATTCCAAATTCTGCAATGTTTTTGGCGTTTTCTTCTTTTAGGAAAATGGAATTCAAAAATTCTATAAGTTCCTTATCTCCCTCTACCTTTTCAACTTTTCCGTCTTTTACGAAGAACTTGCAAGGAGTTTCAAGCTTTCTTGTTGGAGCATAGTTTGTAACGAATATTCCTTCTGCTGTTCCTTCTAAAGGGGCGATAAAAGCTTCTCCTGCAGGAAGATTTCCAAAACTTCCAGGAGTACAAAGCTTTCCTGTATCTGCAAGTCCTTCCCTTCCTTCAATTGAAAAGGTTAAATCGGTTCCAAGGGGACAAGTTATGTGAACGCCTGAAGCGTTTGTTAAAAGATTTGCTAAGTAAACGGAAAGTTTTGAGACTTTATTCCAGTCTGCTTGCATTGAGGTATAAAACATAAAAGGTTCAAAAAGAGGCATGCTTGCAAATCTCATTGAAAGAAAGTTTGTGCAAAGTTTTCTAAACAGAGTATGGCTTAAAGAGTGTTCGTTTACTGCAATTAAAACTGCTGGAAGGGTATTAGGAGAGGTGGTTTCTAAAAGTATTTCTTTTATTTTTTCTTCGTCTTCACTTGTTAATT
This DNA window, taken from Desulfurobacteriaceae bacterium, encodes the following:
- a CDS encoding aminopeptidase; translation: MGVWDWQDEKTKSAINNLYIENLCVSKEEKILILSDKIKERIGELLFSIGTKFTNYILHLTYEPTGRHGLEPPETVWRGTFGSEFVEELKKQGLFEKIQKKELTSEDEEKIKEILLETTSPNTLPAVLIAVNEHSLSHTLFRKLCTNFLSMRFASMPLFEPFMFYTSMQADWNKVSKLSVYLANLLTNASGVHITCPLGTDLTFSIEGREGLADTGKLCTPGSFGNLPAGEAFIAPLEGTAEGIFVTNYAPTRKLETPCKFFVKDGKVEKVEGDKELIEFLNSIFLKEENAKNIAEFGIGTNEKAKMFDNILEAEKILGTCHIAIGDNSSFGGNVRANVHIDFLIEKPTITLKIGNSKKTIMENGKLIVEV